The following are from one region of the Microtus pennsylvanicus isolate mMicPen1 chromosome 15, mMicPen1.hap1, whole genome shotgun sequence genome:
- the Pofut4 gene encoding GDP-fucose protein O-fucosyltransferase 4, with amino-acid sequence MRCVPLWRRTRSALYSPQGGVSCCPSGSAMDMAAHCTETLLTALGLLSVCAASSSRSGISGKAGGEAEWAEPWDGAVFRPPAALGAVGVARGPESPPPGTKETADLPVLLWWSPGLFPHFPGDSERIECAHGACVASRDRRSHADPRTRALLFYGTDFRAADAPLPRLRHQSWALLHEESPLNNFLLSHGPGIRLFNLTATFSRHSDYPLPLQWLPGVPYLLRPAPPLRERTEWRRRGYAPLLYLQSHCDVPSDRDRYVRELMRYIPVDSYGKCLQNRELPTVRLQDTATATTEDPELLAFLARYKFHLALENAICNDYMTEKLWRPMHLGAVPVYRGSPSVRDWMPNNHSIILIDDFESPQKLAEFIDFLDKNDEEYLKYLAYKQPGGITNQFLLDSLKHREWGVNDPLLPNYLNGFECFVCDHELARLENEKARSASPGEVPVPEPHIAEPSHMNCPMPTPGFGKVEEIPENDSWKEMWLQDYWQGLYQGEALTAMIHNNETQQRKFWDYVHQIFMKRNKNL; translated from the exons ATGCGCTGTGTGCCTCTGTGGCGTAGGACCCGGTCAGCTCTCTACTCGCCGCAGGGCGGGGTTTCGTGCTGTCCAAGTGGATCCGCTATGGACATGGCTGCTCACTGCACCGAGACGCTGCTGACCGCCCTGGGGCTGCTCAGTGTCTGTGCGGCCAGCAGCTCCCGGTCCGGGATTTCGGGAAAGGCGGGTGGGGAGGCAGAATGGGCGGAGCCCTGGGACGGCGCGGTTTTCCGGCCGCCAGCTGCGCTAGGCGCAGTGGGGGTGGCGCGCGGGCCGGAGTCCCCGCCGCCGGGCACCAAGGAGACTGCCGACCTACCGGTGCTGCTGTGGTGGAGCCCAGGCCTCTTTCCACACTTCCCGGGCGACTCGGAGCGCATCGAATGTGCGCACGGCGCGTGCGTGGCGTCCCGGGACCGACGGTCGCACGCCGACCCGCGGACGCGCGCACTGCTTTTCTACGGCACCGACTTCCGCGCAGCCGACGCACCTCTTCCGCGCCTGAGGCACCAGAGCTGGGCTCTGCTGCACGAGGAGTCGCCGCTCAACAACTTCCTGCTGAGCCACGGCCCTGGGATCCGCCTCTTCAACCTCACGGCCACCTTCAGCCGCCACTCGGACTACCCACTGCCGCTGCAATGGCTGCCCGGGGTTCCCTATTTGCTCCGGCCTGCGCCTCCGCTCCGGGAACGCACCGAGTGGCGTCGTCGCGGGTACGCGCCGCTGCTCTACTTGCAGTCCCACTGCGATGTGCCCTCGGACCGGGACCGCTACGTACGCGAGCTCATGCGCTACATCCCG GTGGATTCCTATGGCAAGTGCCTTCAGAACCGCGAGCTGCCCACCGTGCGGTTACAGGACACAGCCACTGCCACCACCGAGGATCCAGAACTCTTGGCCTTCTTGGCCCGCTATAAGTTCCATTTGGCCCTGGAAAATGCCATTTGCAATGACTACATGACAGAGAAACTGTGGCGCCCCATGCATCTGGGTGCCGTGCCTGTGTATCGTGGCTCACCCTCTGTGAGGGATTGGATGCCCAATAACCACTCCATCATCCTAATTGATGACTTTGAGTCCCCTCAAAAGCTGGCAGAGTTTATTGACTTTCTGGACAAGAATGATGAAGAGTATTTGAAATACCTGGCGTACAAGCAACCAGGGGGTATCACCAACCAGTTTCTCCTGGATAGCCTGAAGCACAGGGAGTGGGGAGTGAATGATCCTTTGTTGCCTAACTACCTCAATGgctttgagtgttttgtctgtgacCATGAACTGGCTCGGCTGGAAAATGAGAAAGCCCGTTCAGCCTCTCCTGGGGAGGTTCCTGTCCCCGAGCCTCACATTGCTGAGCCCTCACACATGAACTGTCCAATGCCTACCCCTGGCTTTGGCAAAGTTGAAGAGATTCCTGAGAATGACAG CTGGAAGGAAATGTGGCTACAAGATTATTGGCAAGGTCTCTATCAGGGGGAAGCTCTCACTGCTATGATCCACAACAATGAAACACAGCAGAGGAAATTTTGGGATTATGTACATCAGATCTTcatgaaaaggaataaaaatctcTAA